A stretch of Arcobacter arenosus DNA encodes these proteins:
- the dmeF gene encoding CDF family Co(II)/Ni(II) efflux transporter DmeF gives MNTLKTLKTNSPSHNFDSSNPIAKKNVFYATLLTFVTMLVEIFGGLYYNSMALLADGWHMSSHVLALGMAYLAYVMANKYANDFRFNFGTYKIEVLGGYTSAISLLAVAFFMAYHSVERIFNPVEIRYKEAIAIAILGLIVNLICAWLLKDDNHHHDHHHHDHHHHDHHHHDHHHDMNLKAAYLHVLADALTSILAIVALVCAMLWKVTWLDPVMGIVGSILVFIWAIGLIKQSAKILLDAEMDDPIVEEVIESINDIDKNIQINDLHIWKVGKGKYSCILSISVEENEININEIKKHLAKDKKLVHITIEQVI, from the coding sequence ATGAATACATTAAAAACGTTAAAAACTAATTCCCCTTCACATAATTTTGATAGTTCAAATCCAATTGCTAAAAAGAATGTATTTTATGCAACACTTTTAACGTTTGTAACGATGTTAGTTGAGATATTTGGAGGATTATATTATAACTCTATGGCACTGTTAGCAGATGGATGGCATATGAGCTCCCATGTACTTGCTCTTGGGATGGCATATTTAGCTTATGTTATGGCAAATAAATATGCAAATGATTTTAGATTTAATTTTGGAACATATAAAATAGAAGTATTGGGAGGATATACAAGTGCAATATCACTTTTAGCTGTTGCTTTTTTTATGGCTTATCATTCAGTTGAAAGGATATTTAATCCTGTAGAAATAAGATATAAAGAAGCAATTGCTATTGCAATATTAGGGTTAATAGTTAATTTAATATGCGCTTGGCTATTAAAAGATGACAATCACCATCATGACCATCATCATCATGACCATCATCATCATGACCATCATCATCATGACCATCATCATGATATGAATTTAAAAGCTGCATATCTACATGTATTAGCAGATGCATTAACCTCTATTTTAGCAATTGTTGCTTTAGTATGTGCAATGTTATGGAAAGTTACATGGCTTGATCCGGTTATGGGTATTGTTGGTTCTATTCTAGTCTTTATTTGGGCAATAGGACTTATCAAACAATCTGCAAAAATTCTTTTAGATGCAGAGATGGATGATCCTATAGTTGAAGAAGTAATAGAATCAATAAACGATATTGATAAAAATATTCAAATAAACGATTTACATATCTGGAAAGTTGGAAAAGGAAAGTATTCTTGTATTTTATCTATATCTGTTGAAGAAAATGAGATTAATATAAATGAAATAAAAAAACATCTTGCAAAAGATAAAAAATTAGTTCATATAACTATAGAACAAGTTATTTAA
- a CDS encoding TetR/AcrR family transcriptional regulator: protein MFNTKEKILQKSLELFNTKGCINTSNRAIAKEVGISIGNFYYYFKNKEEILIELFLRYLEKIFKDVINLNYEKDEIFLLKQFLLDNLEVEIEYRFIHLEMDQLVNNFPTFKKIIQEQLKKEIIMVSSLMEHQIKHGYIIPLSKEEIEFFVSNMWIVACSNFMYWNLLDFDIYEVMKKAALNKFYLIKPYLTQKSLDNENVKDLEKILKAYYENK, encoded by the coding sequence ATGTTTAATACAAAAGAAAAAATTCTTCAAAAATCATTAGAATTATTTAATACAAAAGGTTGCATAAATACTTCAAATAGGGCAATTGCAAAAGAGGTGGGTATAAGTATTGGAAATTTCTATTATTATTTTAAAAATAAAGAAGAGATACTTATTGAACTTTTTTTAAGATATTTAGAAAAAATTTTTAAAGACGTGATAAATCTAAATTATGAAAAAGATGAAATATTTTTGTTAAAACAGTTTTTACTTGATAATTTAGAAGTAGAAATAGAATATAGATTTATACATCTAGAAATGGACCAGTTAGTAAACAATTTTCCCACTTTCAAAAAAATTATTCAAGAACAATTAAAAAAAGAAATAATTATGGTTTCTTCACTTATGGAACATCAGATAAAACATGGTTATATTATTCCTTTATCTAAAGAAGAGATAGAGTTTTTTGTATCAAATATGTGGATTGTAGCATGCTCTAATTTTATGTATTGGAATCTATTGGATTTTGATATTTATGAAGTGATGAAAAAAGCAGCATTAAATAAATTTTATTTAATAAAACCATATTTAACTCAAAAAAGTTTAGACAATGAAAATGTGAAAGATTTAGAAAAGATTCTAAAGGCTTACTATGAAAACAAATAA
- a CDS encoding efflux RND transporter periplasmic adaptor subunit, translating to MKSRFLVLVLASAVFFSACSIEEKKAEQKTIKSVFAIYPKSKDGETTRVFNALASANNQVKLSFKVKGNISKLELDIGDEVKRNQLIASLDSAPYELQVSQAKFGLSEASVAMKNAKSNYERVKKLYINQNASTSDIDNAKAQYNSTKAKVNNIQKQLDYIKLQLSYTKLYSPINGYISSKFVQENENVNAGTPIVLISDKLVDEVQVQVPDVLINKLKVGDSVKVKFTSISNDKFDAKIKEISKFTSPNQKTYQVVLKLENPTKKIKSGMSCEVYFNLLKDLKSVVYLIPAGSVLNDKNGYFVYVLEKQDDIYQIKRKNVKVGNLTNDGYEIISGIKDKDLVLKAGMSEVFENMEVSLGNKKELGK from the coding sequence ATGAAAAGTAGATTTTTAGTTTTAGTATTAGCAAGTGCAGTATTTTTTAGTGCCTGTAGTATTGAAGAGAAAAAAGCTGAACAAAAAACTATTAAATCAGTTTTTGCAATTTATCCTAAATCAAAAGATGGTGAGACCACAAGGGTTTTTAATGCCCTTGCAAGTGCAAATAATCAAGTAAAACTAAGTTTTAAAGTAAAAGGAAATATTAGTAAACTAGAGTTAGATATTGGTGATGAGGTTAAAAGAAATCAGCTTATAGCTTCTTTAGATTCAGCCCCATATGAGCTACAGGTTTCACAAGCAAAATTTGGTTTAAGTGAAGCAAGTGTTGCTATGAAAAATGCAAAATCAAATTATGAAAGAGTTAAAAAACTTTATATAAATCAAAATGCGAGTACTAGTGATATTGATAATGCAAAAGCTCAATATAACTCAACAAAAGCAAAAGTAAATAATATTCAAAAACAACTTGACTATATCAAACTTCAACTTTCATATACAAAGTTATATTCTCCAATAAATGGATATATATCTTCAAAGTTTGTTCAAGAAAATGAAAATGTAAATGCTGGTACTCCAATAGTTTTAATAAGTGATAAATTAGTAGATGAAGTACAAGTGCAAGTTCCTGATGTCTTAATAAATAAATTAAAAGTAGGGGATAGTGTAAAGGTAAAGTTTACTTCAATTAGTAATGATAAGTTTGATGCAAAAATAAAAGAGATATCAAAATTTACTTCACCAAATCAAAAAACTTATCAGGTAGTATTAAAACTAGAAAATCCTACAAAAAAAATAAAGTCAGGAATGTCTTGTGAGGTATATTTTAATCTTTTAAAAGATTTAAAATCAGTTGTTTATCTAATACCTGCAGGATCAGTTTTAAATGATAAAAATGGATATTTTGTTTATGTACTAGAAAAACAAGATGATATTTATCAAATAAAAAGAAAAAATGTAAAAGTAGGAAATTTAACAAATGATGGATATGAAATCATATCAGGAATAAAGGATAAAGATTTAGTATTAAAAGCTGGTATGAGTGAAGTATTTGAAAATATGGAAGTATCTTTAGGAAATAAAAAAGAGTTAGGAAAATAA
- a CDS encoding efflux RND transporter permease subunit has protein sequence MNITSFALKNDKVTIVFSLLIFVYGIITFLDLPRAKDPGFIIRTATVVTYFPGASAKRVEQLVTDKLEKEIQNMSEIDNIKSISKNGVSVIFVNILEKYKNMRPIWDNLRRKVQDGARNLPQGTSNPIVNDEFGDVYGSLISIQSDGLSYKELEEIANDAKDAFLRIDSVAKINILGIQPQAIYVEYDNSTIARLNLSASYIKSILESKNIVISGGNIKIDTNRVSIEPTGNYDDIKEIENTIIPLNTGEKVYLKDIAKVKYEYKNPSNYIIQKDSQEALLLAISMKKDGDIIKLGEQIDSLVTKLQNKLPLGVELDRLFNEPKVVDRIVSNFVSNLLQAMALVIIVMLFSLGVRTGLIVAFLIPMSVLTSFIIMSLFDIWLDQVSLAALIISLGLLVDSAIVMSESIMVLMQKGKNVVEASLKSANELKIPLLTSALTTSAAFLPVFLAKSSTGEYTNSVFKVVTITLLSSWVLALTLTPVLSKYFMKKEIKPKEKESYFMKFYKNSLVFALTNKLLVMIVTLGLFIGSIILFENLPKKFFPPASEATFTVEINLPVGTAIETTQESVKVIEQYIKDKYMTKSKEVINFVSFIGESAPRFWLSYDRELSSSEYSTILVNLKDMENMSEIRHDIESFAKSKFPDMQINAKTLGMGPPVKKPIEIRISGKDIDKLFEMSSKIKQELSKIHGVKNIVDDWGLRTKKLIIDIDEDKALKEGISNLDIALSLQTSISGFEVTTFRKDDKLIPIILRSNKNTKDDIDRLNTITVYSQNSGKNIPLSQVAKVKVVYEESKIVRRDRLKTITIGSEVIDGYNAINIFDEIIPWLENYSKEFELGYYYGLGGEHEASNKANKSIIENLPIAFIVILLLMVAQFNSVRKPLIILTTIPLGIIGVSLGLFVTGSYFGFMTLLGIISLSGIVINNAIVLLEKIKIEKEENNYNDFDSIVHACINRFRPILLTTLTTVLGLVPLWYSGGIMWEPMAISIIFGLIISTMFTLIFTPVLYAILFKIKRV, from the coding sequence ATGAATATAACCTCTTTCGCCCTTAAAAATGACAAGGTAACAATTGTCTTTTCTCTTTTGATTTTTGTATATGGAATTATCACTTTTTTAGATTTACCAAGGGCTAAAGACCCTGGGTTTATTATTAGAACGGCAACTGTCGTGACATATTTTCCAGGAGCTAGTGCAAAAAGAGTAGAACAATTAGTAACAGATAAACTTGAAAAAGAGATACAAAATATGAGTGAGATTGATAATATTAAATCAATCTCAAAAAATGGTGTTTCTGTAATTTTTGTAAATATTTTAGAAAAATATAAAAATATGAGACCTATTTGGGATAATCTTAGAAGAAAAGTTCAAGATGGTGCTAGAAATTTGCCACAGGGAACATCAAACCCAATTGTAAATGATGAGTTTGGAGATGTTTATGGCTCTTTGATTTCAATACAAAGTGATGGATTATCGTATAAAGAATTAGAAGAGATTGCAAATGATGCAAAAGATGCTTTTTTAAGAATTGACTCTGTTGCTAAAATTAATATTTTAGGTATTCAACCTCAAGCCATATATGTAGAATATGATAATTCAACAATTGCAAGATTGAATCTTAGTGCAAGTTATATAAAGTCTATTTTAGAGTCAAAAAATATTGTAATCTCTGGAGGAAATATAAAAATTGATACAAATAGAGTTTCAATTGAACCAACTGGAAACTATGATGATATCAAGGAAATTGAAAATACTATTATTCCATTAAATACTGGTGAGAAAGTATATTTAAAGGATATTGCAAAAGTAAAATATGAGTATAAAAATCCAAGTAACTATATAATACAAAAAGATTCCCAAGAGGCTTTGCTTTTAGCAATTTCTATGAAAAAAGATGGGGATATTATAAAACTTGGTGAACAAATTGATAGTTTAGTTACTAAATTACAAAATAAATTGCCACTTGGTGTTGAACTTGATAGATTGTTTAATGAACCAAAAGTTGTGGATAGGATTGTTAGTAATTTTGTTTCAAACTTACTTCAAGCAATGGCTTTAGTAATAATTGTGATGCTTTTTTCTTTGGGAGTTAGAACAGGTTTAATTGTTGCTTTTTTAATCCCTATGTCAGTATTAACATCTTTTATAATCATGTCTTTATTTGATATTTGGCTAGATCAAGTTTCCTTAGCAGCTCTTATTATTTCCCTTGGACTTTTAGTTGATAGTGCTATTGTTATGAGTGAATCAATTATGGTATTGATGCAAAAAGGAAAAAATGTAGTTGAAGCATCTTTGAAAAGTGCAAATGAATTAAAAATACCACTTTTAACTTCAGCTCTTACAACTTCAGCAGCTTTTTTACCAGTATTTTTAGCTAAATCTTCAACTGGAGAGTATACAAATTCAGTATTTAAAGTTGTGACTATTACTCTTTTATCTTCATGGGTTTTAGCCCTTACGTTAACACCTGTTTTAAGTAAGTACTTTATGAAAAAAGAGATAAAACCAAAAGAAAAAGAATCTTATTTTATGAAGTTTTATAAAAATAGTTTAGTTTTCGCTTTAACAAATAAACTATTAGTAATGATAGTTACTTTAGGTTTATTTATTGGTTCAATTATATTATTTGAAAACCTTCCTAAAAAGTTTTTCCCTCCTGCAAGTGAAGCAACTTTTACCGTTGAAATAAACCTTCCTGTTGGAACAGCTATTGAGACCACACAAGAAAGTGTGAAAGTAATTGAACAGTATATAAAAGATAAATATATGACAAAAAGTAAAGAGGTTATAAATTTTGTATCTTTTATTGGAGAGAGTGCCCCAAGATTTTGGTTATCTTATGATAGAGAGCTATCAAGTAGTGAATATAGTACGATTTTAGTTAATCTAAAAGATATGGAGAATATGAGTGAAATAAGACACGATATAGAAAGCTTTGCTAAGTCAAAATTTCCTGATATGCAGATAAATGCAAAAACTTTAGGTATGGGACCACCTGTTAAAAAGCCAATTGAGATAAGAATAAGTGGAAAAGATATTGATAAACTTTTTGAAATGAGTTCAAAAATAAAACAAGAATTATCAAAAATTCATGGTGTTAAAAATATAGTTGATGATTGGGGATTAAGAACAAAAAAACTAATTATTGATATAGATGAAGATAAAGCTTTAAAAGAGGGAATCTCAAATCTTGATATTGCCTTGTCCCTTCAAACTTCTATTAGTGGTTTTGAAGTTACAACATTTAGAAAAGATGACAAATTAATACCTATTATACTTCGTTCTAATAAAAATACAAAAGATGATATTGATAGATTAAATACAATAACAGTTTATTCTCAAAATAGTGGTAAAAATATACCCTTGTCTCAAGTTGCAAAGGTAAAAGTTGTTTATGAAGAATCAAAAATAGTTAGAAGAGATAGATTAAAAACTATAACTATTGGAAGTGAAGTGATTGATGGTTATAACGCTATAAATATATTTGATGAAATCATACCTTGGTTGGAAAACTATTCAAAGGAGTTTGAACTTGGTTATTATTATGGTTTAGGTGGAGAACATGAAGCTAGTAATAAAGCAAATAAATCAATTATTGAAAATCTTCCCATTGCCTTTATAGTAATTTTGCTTTTAATGGTTGCACAATTTAATTCAGTGAGAAAACCTCTAATTATACTTACAACTATTCCTTTAGGAATTATTGGAGTTAGTTTAGGATTATTTGTAACTGGGTCTTATTTTGGTTTTATGACCCTTCTTGGAATAATATCCCTAAGTGGGATAGTAATCAATAATGCAATTGTATTATTAGAGAAAATAAAAATAGAAAAAGAGGAAAATAATTATAATGATTTTGATTCAATAGTTCACGCTTGTATAAATAGATTCAGACCTATATTGCTTACTACACTAACAACTGTTTTAGGGCTTGTTCCTTTATGGTACAGTGGGGGAATAATGTGGGAACCTATGGCTATTTCTATTATATTTGGTTTAATAATATCTACTATGTTTACATTGATTTTTACCCCTGTATTGTATGCAATATTATTTAAAATAAAAAGAGTATAG
- a CDS encoding methyl-accepting chemotaxis protein: protein MKSDSIKLKLLLLVLVSTLVSFAILGFNNAKSSYASQDHLVEQNSLSLMKEESKFIDGFLESKMDIISAIAKQLENTNIDEEKQKVLDSFVQAKNSGNFVDVYIGYQKDGTLLLANGNMLTVEKDNYDARGRPWYKQAVSENKAAVSKPYLDVITKKLIVSVVVPFYQNGNLVGVIGSDIFIDTIVETILNIQLDGLGLAYLIDTQGDILIHKNNKLMNKKDTLFNQVKTEKKLDFGEASQDGITKLVSYSTLKTTNWKLVLEINKEEIYEEIDAAVIKEIILYIVLLFVILAIIFYSLLKILAPIKTVEEGFNYFFKYLKGEESEIKEININTNDEFGTMAKVINQEMVSISKRLEADKELINNVKEVVAKVQEGKLNVLVEKSTENKSLNELKNILNQMIETINENVNSDINPILAHLEEYAKLDFTNTIPNPDGNISKGLNNLCNIINQMLSENKKNGLALENSSKVLLQNVDVLNKSSNETAVSLEETAAALEEITSTVVSNTNRISEMSEHSDKLSDSIKKGQELASSTVTSMDEINEQTQAIAEAITVIDQIAFQTNILSLNAAVEAATAGEAGKGFAVVAQEVRNLASRSAEAAKEIKDLVENATQKTDTGKQIAGNMIQGYKTLNENIAKTTEAIKDISEASSEQKTSIEQINDVINRLDQQSQNNAAVAGEAHQIAENTSKLAQTILEEVNKKKFREN from the coding sequence ATGAAATCTGATAGTATAAAACTAAAACTTTTACTACTTGTACTTGTAAGTACACTCGTATCTTTTGCAATACTAGGCTTTAACAATGCAAAAAGTAGTTATGCATCACAAGACCACTTAGTAGAACAAAACAGTTTAAGCTTGATGAAAGAGGAGTCAAAATTTATTGATGGCTTTCTAGAATCAAAAATGGACATCATCAGTGCAATTGCTAAACAATTAGAAAATACAAATATCGATGAAGAAAAACAGAAAGTATTAGACTCTTTTGTACAAGCAAAAAATTCAGGAAATTTTGTTGATGTTTATATTGGATATCAAAAAGATGGGACATTATTACTTGCAAATGGTAATATGTTAACAGTTGAAAAAGACAATTATGATGCTAGAGGAAGACCTTGGTATAAACAAGCTGTATCAGAAAATAAGGCAGCTGTATCAAAACCTTATCTTGATGTTATTACAAAAAAATTAATTGTATCAGTTGTAGTTCCTTTTTATCAAAATGGTAATTTAGTTGGGGTTATTGGTTCTGATATTTTTATTGATACTATTGTTGAAACTATTTTAAATATTCAACTTGATGGTTTAGGATTAGCATATCTAATCGATACCCAAGGTGATATATTAATACATAAAAACAATAAATTAATGAACAAAAAAGACACTTTATTTAATCAAGTAAAAACAGAAAAAAAACTTGATTTTGGTGAAGCATCACAAGATGGTATTACAAAACTAGTTAGCTACAGTACTTTAAAAACTACAAACTGGAAGTTAGTATTAGAGATAAATAAAGAAGAGATTTATGAAGAAATAGATGCAGCTGTTATTAAAGAGATTATTCTATATATTGTTTTACTATTTGTTATTTTAGCTATTATTTTCTACTCATTACTAAAAATTCTAGCTCCAATTAAAACTGTTGAAGAGGGATTTAACTATTTCTTCAAATACCTAAAAGGTGAAGAGAGTGAAATTAAAGAGATAAATATAAATACAAATGATGAATTTGGAACAATGGCAAAAGTCATTAATCAAGAGATGGTATCAATATCAAAAAGACTTGAAGCTGATAAAGAGTTAATCAACAATGTAAAAGAGGTAGTTGCAAAGGTACAAGAGGGAAAACTAAATGTATTAGTTGAAAAATCAACGGAAAACAAATCATTAAATGAATTAAAAAATATTTTAAATCAAATGATTGAAACTATTAATGAAAATGTTAATAGTGATATAAATCCAATATTAGCACACCTTGAAGAGTATGCAAAACTTGACTTTACTAATACAATTCCAAATCCTGATGGAAATATCTCAAAGGGATTAAATAACCTTTGCAATATCATTAATCAAATGTTATCTGAAAACAAAAAAAATGGACTTGCACTTGAAAATAGCTCAAAAGTTTTACTTCAAAATGTGGATGTATTAAACAAATCTTCAAATGAAACAGCTGTATCACTTGAAGAGACAGCAGCAGCTTTAGAAGAGATTACAAGTACAGTTGTAAGTAATACAAATAGAATCTCTGAAATGTCAGAACACTCTGATAAGCTATCTGATTCTATTAAAAAAGGTCAAGAGTTAGCTAGTTCTACTGTAACATCAATGGATGAAATAAACGAGCAAACACAAGCAATTGCTGAAGCAATTACAGTGATTGACCAAATTGCTTTCCAAACAAATATTTTATCTTTAAATGCAGCAGTTGAGGCAGCAACAGCAGGAGAAGCTGGAAAAGGTTTTGCAGTTGTAGCCCAAGAGGTTAGAAATCTAGCAAGTAGAAGTGCAGAAGCAGCAAAAGAGATTAAAGATTTAGTTGAAAATGCAACTCAAAAAACTGACACAGGTAAACAAATTGCGGGTAATATGATTCAAGGGTATAAAACTCTAAATGAAAATATTGCAAAAACAACAGAAGCTATAAAAGATATTTCAGAAGCATCAAGTGAACAGAAAACAAGTATTGAACAAATAAATGATGTAATCAATAGACTTGATCAACAGTCACAAAACAATGCTGCAGTAGCTGGTGAAGCTCATCAAATAGCTGAAAACACTTCAAAACTAGCACAAACAATTCTTGAAGAAGTAAATAAAAAGAAATTTAGAGAGAACTAA
- a CDS encoding TolC family protein, with amino-acid sequence MKTNKIIFFIILLFQVSYSKTFNLDLVLDSKVSNYIEQIKSETNSLFGSDDKIIYKISSCNISECEKYLNENKAIYIFQNKEKISKANKNIITYDSINSIYDENKVIRTAVIYILEYLKEDKKSKSIFLKSDYIPKVKKENRYLKKLDLQDIYKLINSNNIQIKQNQNDLLTSKIDIDDSKSLYRPNIQLFSNVIQIDADRAKYSSGLYSQGVFEVGAKLTQVIYSNKVIQNIKIKKLLDKSNKNEVTYKNEELIYKSFLTYLNILKLEKYVDVINTNKEFIQENLRFSKQRIDIGVSYRSDLYRWESELANINLQLKESQKQLETQKFELKNMILANEEFDLVDYDLNSDTFKLNNISAISYLKNEKIKLFLFDYIIQSHNSLKQITKLIDVKNEEYSMNKSSRYLPTVAFEAQAKKIESRYGTGAAFPRPWDNNEYQMVLNFSLPLYESGAISNAIEKNEVELINLKLKYNEIKNLIEKNINQNLDSLLKSYEKIDYSQIAQKYAKKNYELVLDRYKSGSETIISLLDAQNSYMVSKLNESISSIDYLIDLISVYFFSGNIEVLVNEDKKSKFEKELLGVLDEK; translated from the coding sequence ATGAAAACAAATAAAATTATATTTTTTATAATACTTCTTTTTCAAGTTTCTTATTCAAAAACATTTAATCTTGATTTAGTATTAGATTCAAAAGTTTCAAATTATATTGAGCAAATAAAAAGTGAAACAAATAGTTTATTTGGAAGTGATGACAAAATTATTTATAAAATTAGTAGTTGTAATATAAGTGAGTGTGAAAAATATCTTAACGAAAATAAGGCTATTTATATTTTTCAAAATAAAGAAAAAATAAGTAAGGCAAATAAAAATATTATTACCTATGATAGTATCAATTCAATATATGATGAAAACAAAGTTATCAGGACAGCAGTTATTTATATATTGGAGTATTTAAAAGAGGATAAAAAATCAAAATCAATATTTTTAAAAAGTGATTATATCCCAAAAGTTAAAAAAGAAAATAGATATTTAAAGAAGTTAGATTTACAAGATATATATAAACTAATTAATTCAAATAATATTCAAATAAAACAAAATCAAAATGATTTATTAACAAGTAAAATTGATATTGATGATTCAAAAAGTCTTTATAGACCAAATATACAATTGTTCTCAAATGTGATTCAAATAGATGCCGATAGAGCAAAATATAGCTCAGGTTTGTACTCTCAAGGGGTCTTTGAAGTTGGTGCAAAATTAACACAAGTAATCTATTCAAATAAAGTGATTCAAAATATAAAAATTAAAAAGCTTTTAGATAAATCTAATAAAAATGAAGTTACTTATAAAAATGAAGAGCTAATTTATAAATCATTTTTAACATATCTAAATATTTTAAAGTTAGAAAAATATGTTGATGTGATAAATACAAATAAAGAGTTTATTCAAGAGAATCTAAGGTTTTCAAAACAAAGAATTGATATAGGTGTTAGTTATAGAAGTGATTTATATAGATGGGAGAGTGAATTAGCAAATATAAATCTTCAACTAAAAGAGTCCCAAAAACAACTAGAGACTCAAAAATTTGAGTTAAAAAATATGATATTAGCAAATGAAGAGTTTGATTTAGTAGATTATGATTTAAACTCTGACACTTTTAAATTAAATAATATATCTGCAATAAGTTATCTAAAAAATGAAAAAATAAAACTATTTTTATTTGATTATATTATCCAATCACATAATAGTTTAAAACAAATAACTAAATTAATAGATGTAAAAAACGAAGAGTATTCAATGAATAAATCTTCAAGATATTTACCAACTGTTGCTTTTGAAGCTCAAGCTAAAAAAATAGAAAGTAGATATGGAACAGGTGCTGCTTTCCCAAGACCTTGGGATAATAATGAATATCAAATGGTTTTAAACTTTTCTCTTCCACTTTATGAAAGTGGAGCTATTTCAAATGCAATTGAGAAGAATGAAGTAGAACTTATAAACTTGAAGTTAAAATATAATGAAATTAAAAATCTCATAGAAAAAAATATAAATCAAAATCTTGACTCTCTTTTAAAATCATATGAAAAAATTGATTACTCACAAATTGCTCAAAAATATGCAAAAAAGAACTATGAATTAGTTTTAGATAGATATAAAAGTGGTAGTGAAACTATTATATCTCTTTTAGATGCTCAAAACTCATATATGGTATCAAAGTTAAATGAGAGTATCTCTTCAATAGATTATTTGATTGATTTAATTTCAGTTTATTTCTTTAGTGGAAATATTGAAGTTTTGGTAAATGAAGATAAAAAAAGTAAGTTTGAAAAAGAACTATTAGGAGTTTTAGATGAAAAGTAG
- a CDS encoding metal/formaldehyde-sensitive transcriptional repressor produces MAHIIANKDKILMRIKKIKGQLSGIEKAIEDEKDCFKVLQQISASRGAIQSLMNELLNDHIKEHLGNHVSEEQRAQEIENITNLLKTYLK; encoded by the coding sequence ATGGCCCATATAATTGCAAATAAAGATAAAATACTTATGAGAATAAAAAAGATAAAAGGGCAACTTAGTGGTATTGAAAAAGCAATAGAAGATGAAAAAGATTGCTTTAAAGTTTTACAACAGATTTCTGCTTCTAGAGGAGCAATACAGTCATTGATGAATGAATTACTTAATGATCATATAAAAGAACATTTAGGGAATCATGTAAGTGAAGAACAAAGAGCACAAGAGATTGAAAATATAACAAATTTATTAAAAACATATTTGAAATAA
- a CDS encoding DMT family transporter yields MLKDTRIQGMLIATLGVFIISFDALLIRLSNTDASVVTFYRGLFMGISMLLLWLIINKGKITFKIKPKEFLTFSVVTILSSIGTCLFVFSIKYTIAANTVVLLSTASFFAAIFSYIFLKEKIKKNTLIAIIISFLGIAIVFGSSSSFGSLGDLLGVLLAIAIGLELTLLRKYQHFSKVLIISLSGFLIAIIMYFSNDNIFDVSSENLQWLFLMGFIQIPLAMYLIFLSTKFITSAEVSLFSIIETVLAPVWLWLALGELVPKMTIIGGALVVIAIFINAMPNKKYN; encoded by the coding sequence TTGTTAAAAGACACAAGAATACAAGGTATGCTTATTGCTACCTTAGGTGTTTTTATTATTAGTTTTGATGCCTTGCTAATCAGATTATCAAATACAGATGCTAGTGTTGTAACATTTTATAGAGGTTTATTTATGGGTATAAGTATGCTTCTTTTATGGCTTATAATTAATAAAGGTAAAATCACATTTAAAATAAAACCAAAAGAGTTTTTAACTTTTAGTGTTGTAACAATTCTTTCAAGTATAGGGACTTGTTTATTTGTATTTTCTATAAAATATACTATTGCTGCAAACACTGTGGTACTTCTTTCAACAGCATCATTTTTCGCAGCGATATTTAGTTACATATTTTTAAAAGAAAAAATTAAAAAAAACACTTTGATTGCAATAATAATATCATTTTTAGGAATAGCAATTGTTTTTGGAAGTAGTTCCTCTTTTGGTTCATTGGGGGACTTATTAGGAGTTCTTTTAGCTATTGCAATTGGACTTGAATTGACATTATTAAGAAAATATCAACACTTTTCAAAGGTTTTGATTATCTCATTAAGTGGATTTTTAATTGCAATAATAATGTATTTTTCTAATGATAATATTTTTGATGTAAGTTCAGAAAATCTTCAATGGCTATTTCTAATGGGTTTTATACAAATTCCACTAGCAATGTATTTAATCTTTTTATCTACAAAATTTATAACTTCAGCTGAGGTTAGTTTATTTTCTATTATTGAAACAGTTTTAGCCCCTGTATGGTTATGGCTGGCTTTAGGTGAGCTCGTACCTAAAATGACTATTATTGGAGGCGCATTAGTTGTAATTGCAATATTTATTAATGCAATGCCAAATAAAAAGTATAATTAA